The Methanosphaera sp. BMS genome contains a region encoding:
- a CDS encoding energy-coupling factor ABC transporter permease, with translation MHLPDGIIPLNQAIVYWIISIIIISIVFYKFSKDEYKEKTTVEIAIYSVFMTVISSLSIPSPLGLPIHFFTIALLVFLIGPYNACFVSFISLLSQALLLGMGGLTSFGANFLIIGVVISMSTYVIYTLFEKINRQYAIFISTMFGILLATIGQIIVLLLSKTTTLMALASTLIPFYLFISIVEGILTVMIVNAISKIKPELLKIKI, from the coding sequence ATGCATTTACCTGATGGAATAATTCCATTAAATCAAGCGATTGTTTACTGGATTATATCAATTATAATCATTTCGATAGTATTCTATAAATTCTCAAAGGATGAATATAAGGAAAAGACAACCGTTGAAATAGCAATATACTCTGTGTTTATGACAGTAATCTCTTCATTATCAATACCATCACCCTTGGGTTTACCAATACATTTTTTTACAATAGCATTACTAGTGTTTCTCATAGGCCCTTATAATGCATGCTTCGTATCATTTATAAGTCTATTATCACAAGCACTACTTTTAGGTATGGGTGGTCTCACATCATTTGGTGCAAATTTCCTGATAATAGGAGTCGTTATTAGCATGTCCACCTATGTCATATACACCCTATTTGAAAAAATAAATAGGCAATATGCAATATTCATATCAACCATGTTTGGTATACTGCTGGCAACGATAGGCCAAATAATAGTATTACTACTTAGTAAAACAACGACCCTAATGGCATTAGCATCAACATTAATACCCTTTTATTTATTCATTTCAATAGTTGAAGGAATATTAACAGTTATGATAGTCAATGCCATTAGCAAGATTAAACCGGAGCTGTTGAAAATAAAGATATGA
- a CDS encoding MotA/TolQ/ExbB proton channel family protein, translating to MNTTIPYTNLITGTMDVISQSLTIPVLIILSIMFIITVVMLGMVISEYTSRKKVSVETISNLIYDINNATSINELDAIVSNCQLPQSQKDVLNRIIESDSLTETSREALAGRLVETEEEKTENTLQKTDIITKIGPTLGLMGTLIPMGPGLAALGAGDITTLAQSLTVAFDTTIVGIGSGALAYVLSKVRRGWYEHYLSDLDALTDALLDKMGRL from the coding sequence ATGAATACGACTATACCCTATACAAATTTAATCACAGGAACTATGGATGTTATAAGTCAAAGTTTAACCATACCTGTTTTAATAATATTGTCCATAATGTTTATTATTACAGTAGTAATGCTGGGAATGGTTATATCTGAGTATACATCTAGAAAGAAGGTTTCTGTTGAAACGATAAGCAATTTAATATATGATATCAATAATGCCACTTCAATAAATGAATTGGATGCAATTGTCAGTAATTGTCAATTACCCCAATCACAAAAAGATGTTTTGAACAGGATAATAGAATCAGATTCGCTTACTGAAACATCCCGTGAAGCATTGGCCGGAAGATTGGTCGAAACAGAAGAGGAAAAAACAGAAAATACCCTTCAAAAAACAGACATCATAACAAAAATTGGTCCGACACTTGGACTTATGGGAACGTTGATACCAATGGGTCCTGGACTTGCCGCTTTAGGAGCAGGCGACATTACAACCCTTGCCCAGTCACTGACAGTGGCCTTTGATACTACGATTGTGGGAATAGGCTCTGGTGCTTTGGCATATGTACTTTCAAAGGTACGCAGAGGTTGGTACGAACATTACCTCTCTGATTTAGATGCACTGACTGATGCACTGCTTGATAAGATGGGGAGATTATAA
- a CDS encoding FmdE family protein, which produces MRKQVYLITFLALFLVMLGTVAAADVTNDNTTMTTSNANTVDNSNVMVTSETPNADDSISDSQEIETSEKNIDVKVDYQYSDDVKTVTPDFYIFSNGSEIKFNRSINSNNGFTLKFNDSILNTEYNITAMTSGYNSESKIITSTDKPVTFKLTATEAYKLGRDATIAADKVLNFNGADDVLVVTSAGVARLNNKTTEEAIEGILNYGSSKISYTDILMLRDSAVDPIDFAFITKKGKDLQVVVYENASLKPSYLGTISKDMTKQEWNAYFNALSGENAWSFASLANGWAAGVSREVLQEAAFHGHICEGTLGGYSIVKALLQYYPPVQETSMGGGSPGDITSYKILGVPGGSDDDAAMFFLDATVGKIGYVGIDTTATGATENMIGFIRWFANDKTGDLIIMTFDSNKTKADFTKETGINPDAGSLEELQYDTWWINKINNRPEELVTFLYEFTNLTEEQYYYLMGTASDVVQDEDHSIQAIDSHGLDMEYILSLNLPKAKRTTTTANVGSLSDSQMKNIGIKAATKGKEIFEKELGIDIFKDDIDFAVFTSAGYVYLEGQETVLVRDGLYETLGTSLYSKDMLQYHQALWKPLWFAFIMRNPNSDDVYAAYLRYNPDGTFFVGDLNGSKVVNIGIDTLNNSEKLAEIQKTFMPDGNWFSIQTIANAWKANPNFDQIMSFLYHNHVCPGVQPGFFITDYIQKNYPLHENESYTYIASSTYCKDDSLTYILGISPGMGTFIVQKLPNSETESSYVEGGTDEGVLVVWDDAKKVGKASIITFKWPVVDTSMYSTSEAKRATQIQAFIDLNKGNPNDKILEEPVVKASEERFINEEQFNLLKSGSGDLNTMTFIKNLPVLTEEEVMAQNSANQNATDDNNENTQNNNTNNNQNTNQNTNQNNNQNTNQNNNNNHRSSSNTNRYTSSSISASPNTVSVGTTVAATAALAENTETSDNPADTQESPESSESPEPNSGKAYEVSQNTPTNNNSMNILYFAGSLILVGGLAGYGFIRYRKN; this is translated from the coding sequence ATGAGAAAACAAGTATATCTAATAACATTCCTTGCATTATTCTTAGTAATGTTAGGTACTGTTGCTGCAGCAGATGTTACTAACGACAACACTACAATGACAACAAGTAACGCTAATACAGTCGACAATTCAAATGTTATGGTAACTTCAGAAACACCAAATGCTGACGATAGCATTTCAGATTCTCAAGAAATTGAAACTTCCGAAAAAAATATAGACGTTAAAGTAGATTATCAATACTCAGATGATGTGAAAACAGTCACCCCTGATTTCTATATATTTTCAAACGGCAGTGAAATTAAATTTAACAGATCAATAAATTCAAACAATGGATTTACACTTAAATTTAATGACAGTATATTAAATACCGAATACAACATCACCGCTATGACATCCGGATATAACTCCGAAAGTAAAATAATCACTTCAACAGATAAACCAGTAACCTTTAAATTAACAGCTACTGAAGCATATAAACTCGGTAGGGATGCAACAATCGCTGCTGATAAGGTATTGAATTTCAATGGTGCTGACGATGTTTTAGTAGTAACTTCTGCAGGAGTTGCCAGATTAAACAACAAAACTACTGAAGAAGCTATTGAAGGTATCTTAAACTATGGAAGTAGCAAAATATCCTATACCGATATTTTAATGTTAAGAGATAGTGCAGTTGATCCTATTGACTTTGCATTTATTACAAAAAAAGGTAAGGATTTACAAGTTGTTGTCTATGAAAATGCTTCCCTTAAACCATCATACTTAGGAACAATTTCAAAAGACATGACCAAACAAGAGTGGAATGCCTATTTTAATGCATTAAGTGGTGAAAATGCATGGTCATTTGCTAGTTTAGCAAATGGTTGGGCAGCCGGAGTATCAAGAGAAGTACTTCAAGAGGCTGCATTCCATGGACACATTTGTGAAGGTACACTTGGTGGATATAGTATTGTTAAAGCATTACTTCAGTATTACCCTCCAGTACAAGAAACATCTATGGGTGGAGGTTCCCCTGGAGACATAACATCCTATAAAATATTAGGAGTTCCAGGCGGATCAGATGATGATGCTGCAATGTTCTTCTTAGATGCAACTGTAGGTAAAATAGGTTATGTTGGAATAGACACCACGGCAACAGGTGCTACCGAAAACATGATTGGATTTATCAGATGGTTTGCAAATGATAAAACCGGCGATTTAATAATCATGACCTTTGATTCCAACAAAACCAAAGCAGATTTCACGAAAGAAACAGGAATCAACCCAGATGCAGGAAGTCTAGAAGAATTACAATATGACACTTGGTGGATTAACAAAATTAACAACCGTCCTGAAGAATTAGTAACATTCCTATATGAATTTACTAACTTAACTGAAGAACAATACTACTACTTGATGGGAACAGCTAGTGACGTAGTCCAAGATGAAGATCACAGCATACAAGCTATTGATTCACATGGATTAGACATGGAATATATCTTATCATTAAACTTACCAAAAGCTAAAAGAACAACCACAACAGCCAATGTTGGTTCTTTAAGTGACAGCCAAATGAAAAACATAGGAATAAAAGCTGCTACCAAAGGTAAAGAAATATTTGAAAAAGAATTAGGAATAGACATATTCAAAGATGACATCGACTTCGCTGTATTTACATCAGCAGGATATGTTTACTTAGAAGGCCAGGAAACTGTTTTAGTTAGAGACGGTCTTTATGAAACATTAGGTACAAGCTTATACAGTAAAGACATGCTACAATACCATCAAGCTCTCTGGAAACCGTTATGGTTTGCATTCATCATGCGTAACCCTAACAGTGATGATGTATATGCAGCATACTTAAGATATAATCCTGACGGAACATTCTTCGTAGGAGACTTAAACGGTTCTAAAGTAGTCAATATTGGTATTGACACATTAAATAATTCTGAAAAATTAGCCGAAATCCAAAAAACGTTTATGCCCGACGGCAACTGGTTCAGTATACAAACAATTGCAAACGCTTGGAAAGCAAATCCAAACTTCGATCAGATAATGTCCTTCCTATACCACAACCACGTATGTCCAGGTGTACAACCAGGATTCTTTATAACAGATTACATACAGAAAAATTATCCATTACATGAAAATGAATCATACACATACATCGCTTCAAGTACCTACTGTAAAGATGACAGTTTAACCTACATCTTAGGCATATCCCCTGGTATGGGAACGTTTATTGTTCAAAAATTACCAAATAGCGAAACTGAATCATCATATGTTGAAGGCGGAACTGATGAAGGAGTATTAGTTGTATGGGATGATGCTAAAAAAGTTGGTAAAGCATCAATAATCACATTCAAATGGCCAGTAGTTGATACAAGTATGTATTCTACTTCAGAAGCTAAACGTGCAACACAAATCCAGGCATTCATTGACTTAAACAAAGGTAACCCTAATGATAAAATATTGGAAGAACCTGTTGTTAAAGCTAGTGAAGAAAGATTTATCAATGAAGAACAGTTTAACTTACTTAAATCTGGTTCTGGTGACTTGAACACTATGACATTCATAAAAAATCTTCCAGTATTAACTGAAGAGGAAGTAATGGCACAAAACTCTGCAAATCAAAATGCTACAGATGACAACAACGAAAATACACAAAACAACAACACAAACAACAACCAAAACACTAATCAAAACACTAATCAAAATAACAACCAAAACACTAATCAAAATAACAACAATAATCATAGATCATCTTCCAACACAAACAGATACACAAGTTCAAGCATATCTGCATCACCAAACACAGTATCTGTAGGTACTACTGTAGCAGCAACAGCTGCTCTTGCAGAAAACACCGAAACTTCAGATAATCCTGCAGATACACAGGAAAGTCCTGAATCATCAGAAAGTCCTGAACCAAACAGTGGAAAAGCTTATGAAGTATCACAAAATACGCCAACAAACAATAATTCAATGAACATATTATACTTCGCTGGATCATTAATATTAGTTGGTGGTTTAGCTGGTTATGGATTTATCAGATACAGAAAAAATTAG
- a CDS encoding S-layer family protein — MKYKKIILFLSILVLLAGLVNANEVSEDTNSIDDTQEQIVQDTHALLQTNAVKDKINIKHNIQTDENLKDNIKESSTKTITKDETNKDIKQDPETVTSYADLKEKIENLETSTEIKLQQGTYESTGVITIENPNIQVTIDGNGQTIDGQKQQVFWVSEDCTLILKNITITNASSSWSGVIYNEGTLIITDSNFTNNTADYGGAILNNHVITITGSKFAYNNVGGDGGAIENLGNLTITDSYFEHNSADSSCGGAIDNWEGNLTLNNVTLEHNSANKGGAIYNYYSNLNMTHVTLRNNTADTGGALYNTIGDNGGIIETPGIIGDNADDTYKYNVSIVKCNFTDNNATVAGAIYNVGNITIKDTNLINNTANKAGGAIANDLDSGYGPLPSLSNTIKAALSEDGMEDTYSNITIINSTLKNNGAPLGGAIFNHLMPYMYGDWTKSIKTASDDPISPKDYVIIDLKDSTLGDNSAEYGGAIFNEGGIVNINNTTLENNEALTGGAIVNTLEPIYETMQSGSMFPFIFEVMNNCAVITIDNSTLKNNSALNVGAVFNSQGNITINNTTLENNNASNIGAIGNLNGNLTITHSTINNNTATDEAGAISSIVILPEIEFVFEKNMKTAPIGSTDTIEITSNVIISDTTIKYNKAKNGGAIVNSNASNLNITNSTIEFNHADITGGAIINENGTININTTVFTNNTAPNASAINNTGNATIYNNTFKTNKADMKGKAIINEATAVIKDNINDETSTYYGTIYTKGEDVSIIKNIFDDGIVNTTITISTNNTNPYVGDKVKISFLLEENQTRTPVASQTLKITVDGKTYTRTTNANGIATVEYTLNSTLTKVTAKFEGNGIYNVSNQTLNINAKKINTKLTLKVSNSTPINNTSINITATLTDVNGKKLSGHNVTLNINGKNVTAKTDANGIITQAYTPTKVEKQTITAAYAGNNQYINSSAKITITVKKINTKLAVKVSNSTPVNNTAITITATLTDADNKAVPNQNVTLTVAGKTFTVKTNTNGVATQSYTPTKVETQTITATYKGDSQHNNSTATANITVKKLNTKLAVKASNTSPVNSTPINITVTLTDVDGNKLSGQNVTITVGGKTFNVKTNASGVATQSYTPTKVETQTITATYKGDSKYVNSTATTSITVKKINTKLAVKVSNTTPTLNTSINITATLTDINGNKLSGQNVTLTVGGKTYTVKTNSNGVAIQSYTPTKVETQKITATYNGDSKYTGSTATSNITVRKIDTKLTLKVSNSTPVNNTQISITATLTDANNNKLASQVVTLNVNGKTYNVTTNKEGVAMLNYTPTKVESQTITATYKGNSQDNNSTATTKITVINKYNTKVTMTPSSGVIGEKLTLKATVLDQNNAKVTDGNVIFKINGVTIKDNGKLSGSSNPLKVKVVNGVATATIIPDVSMKSASTITASYVGTDIYNKSASSPANITISPRNATIEITLSKKIIKQGQVLTITARVYDTTNGKKSANLTAYDGEYVFFKVNGITLKDANNETLKVKLVNGVATINYTVPLGIAGIMDCTTMAPKNHTVIAGYYNKNYDTVSQVPTFQVERSNITLEIANATVNNKTHKLSLKVTVKDYLGNVVAGPNKFVIKVNGYSITNGTQAMYYYSVDGILTINNIDIPVYNKYNNIEVVTQDRLAYMSQRNTTTKIRVVN, encoded by the coding sequence ATGAAATATAAAAAAATAATACTATTTCTTTCAATACTGGTACTGCTAGCTGGACTAGTAAATGCCAATGAAGTATCGGAGGATACAAACAGTATTGATGATACGCAGGAACAAATAGTACAAGATACACATGCATTATTACAAACAAATGCTGTAAAAGATAAGATAAATATAAAACATAATATACAAACAGATGAAAATCTAAAAGATAATATAAAAGAAAGTTCAACAAAGACTATTACAAAAGATGAAACAAACAAGGACATTAAACAAGACCCTGAAACAGTAACAAGCTACGCTGATCTTAAGGAAAAGATTGAAAACTTAGAAACATCAACAGAAATAAAATTACAACAGGGTACTTATGAAAGTACTGGTGTGATAACTATAGAAAATCCAAATATACAAGTCACTATTGACGGAAACGGACAAACAATTGATGGACAAAAACAACAAGTATTCTGGGTAAGTGAAGATTGTACTTTAATTCTAAAAAACATCACAATCACAAATGCATCTTCATCATGGAGTGGTGTAATATATAATGAGGGAACACTGATAATAACCGACTCCAACTTCACAAATAACACAGCTGATTATGGTGGTGCAATATTGAATAATCATGTTATTACTATTACCGGCTCCAAATTTGCATATAACAACGTTGGTGGAGATGGTGGTGCAATAGAAAATTTGGGTAATCTTACTATTACAGACTCCTACTTTGAACATAACAGTGCAGATTCAAGTTGTGGTGGTGCAATAGACAATTGGGAAGGTAATCTAACTTTAAATAATGTTACTCTAGAACATAACAGTGCTAATAAGGGAGGAGCCATCTACAATTATTATAGTAATTTAAACATGACTCATGTTACCCTAAGAAATAACACTGCTGATACAGGGGGAGCATTATATAATACGATTGGAGATAATGGTGGTATAATAGAAACTCCAGGCATAATAGGTGACAATGCAGATGATACATATAAATATAATGTTTCTATTGTCAAATGTAATTTTACCGATAACAATGCTACCGTAGCAGGTGCAATATACAATGTTGGAAATATAACTATAAAAGACACTAACCTAATTAACAACACAGCTAATAAGGCAGGTGGGGCAATAGCCAATGACTTAGATAGTGGATATGGTCCTCTACCATCACTTTCCAATACAATTAAGGCTGCATTATCTGAAGATGGTATGGAAGATACTTATTCCAATATTACAATTATAAACAGTACATTAAAGAATAATGGGGCCCCATTGGGTGGTGCAATCTTCAATCATCTAATGCCTTATATGTATGGAGATTGGACGAAATCAATTAAAACAGCATCCGATGATCCGATATCTCCAAAAGATTATGTTATCATTGACCTTAAGGACAGTACATTAGGAGATAACTCAGCTGAATATGGTGGAGCAATCTTCAATGAAGGGGGTATTGTAAACATTAACAATACTACATTAGAAAACAATGAAGCATTAACAGGTGGGGCAATAGTTAACACGCTTGAACCAATTTATGAAACGATGCAATCGGGAAGTATGTTTCCATTTATTTTTGAAGTTATGAATAATTGTGCAGTTATTACAATAGATAACAGTACCTTAAAAAATAACAGTGCATTAAATGTGGGAGCAGTCTTTAACTCACAGGGAAATATAACCATTAACAATACCACTTTGGAAAATAACAATGCTAGTAATATAGGTGCTATTGGGAATTTAAATGGAAATTTAACAATTACCCATTCAACAATAAACAACAATACCGCCACTGATGAGGCAGGTGCTATAAGCAGCATTGTAATACTACCTGAAATTGAATTTGTCTTTGAAAAAAACATGAAAACTGCACCGATTGGCTCTACGGATACAATTGAAATTACAAGCAATGTAATTATAAGTGACACCACAATTAAATATAACAAGGCAAAGAATGGTGGAGCAATAGTTAACAGTAACGCCAGTAATCTAAACATCACAAACTCTACAATAGAATTCAACCATGCAGATATCACTGGTGGAGCAATAATCAATGAAAACGGAACAATAAACATTAATACAACAGTATTTACCAATAATACGGCTCCTAATGCAAGTGCAATAAACAACACAGGTAATGCTACAATATATAACAATACCTTCAAGACCAACAAGGCAGACATGAAAGGCAAGGCAATAATAAACGAGGCAACCGCCGTAATTAAAGATAACATCAACGATGAAACATCAACCTATTACGGTACAATATACACCAAGGGGGAAGATGTCAGCATAATTAAAAACATATTCGATGATGGAATAGTAAATACAACAATTACAATATCAACCAATAACACCAACCCTTATGTGGGAGATAAAGTCAAGATATCCTTCCTACTAGAAGAAAATCAAACAAGAACACCAGTTGCAAGTCAAACACTTAAAATCACAGTTGACGGAAAAACATATACTAGAACTACAAATGCAAACGGTATTGCAACAGTTGAATACACATTAAACTCAACACTGACAAAAGTAACCGCAAAATTTGAAGGAAACGGAATATATAACGTAAGTAATCAAACACTGAATATAAACGCTAAAAAAATAAACACAAAACTAACACTCAAAGTATCAAACAGCACACCAATAAACAATACATCAATCAATATCACAGCCACACTCACTGACGTAAACGGTAAAAAATTATCAGGACATAACGTAACCCTAAACATCAATGGTAAAAATGTTACAGCTAAAACGGATGCTAACGGTATCATAACACAAGCATACACACCAACCAAAGTAGAAAAACAGACAATAACTGCAGCATACGCTGGAAATAATCAATACATTAATAGTTCAGCAAAAATTACCATAACAGTCAAGAAGATCAATACAAAACTCGCAGTCAAAGTATCCAACAGCACACCAGTAAATAATACTGCCATTACTATCACAGCTACACTTACCGATGCCGATAATAAGGCAGTACCTAATCAAAATGTAACATTAACAGTTGCCGGTAAAACATTCACGGTTAAAACAAACACCAATGGTGTGGCTACACAAAGCTATACTCCAACCAAGGTTGAAACTCAGACAATAACCGCAACATATAAAGGCGACAGCCAACATAACAACAGTACCGCAACAGCGAATATTACAGTTAAGAAACTTAACACAAAACTGGCAGTCAAGGCATCAAACACGTCTCCGGTAAACAGTACGCCTATAAACATAACAGTTACATTAACTGATGTGGATGGTAACAAGTTATCCGGTCAGAATGTTACAATAACCGTAGGTGGTAAGACGTTCAACGTTAAGACAAATGCCAGTGGTGTGGCAACTCAAAGCTACACTCCAACGAAGGTAGAAACACAGACAATAACCGCTACATATAAAGGTGACAGCAAATATGTTAACAGTACAGCAACTACCAGTATAACAGTCAAGAAAATCAACACAAAACTTGCCGTTAAAGTATCCAACACTACACCAACACTTAACACTTCCATAAATATTACGGCTACACTTACAGATATAAACGGTAACAAATTATCAGGGCAGAACGTTACATTAACCGTTGGTGGAAAAACATACACGGTTAAAACAAACAGTAATGGTGTGGCAATTCAAAGTTATACTCCTACAAAGGTAGAGACACAGAAAATTACGGCTACTTACAATGGTGACAGCAAATACACGGGTAGCACTGCAACAAGCAATATAACAGTCAGGAAGATTGACACGAAACTCACATTAAAGGTATCAAACAGTACGCCTGTTAACAATACTCAGATAAGTATAACCGCTACATTAACAGATGCTAATAATAATAAGCTAGCCAGTCAGGTCGTTACTTTAAATGTTAACGGTAAAACATATAACGTAACCACAAATAAGGAGGGAGTAGCTATGCTAAACTATACTCCAACCAAGGTAGAAAGTCAGACGATAACAGCCACATACAAGGGAAACAGTCAGGACAACAACAGTACGGCAACAACCAAGATAACAGTCATAAACAAGTACAACACTAAGGTAACGATGACTCCTTCCAGTGGGGTAATAGGTGAAAAACTGACACTTAAGGCAACGGTACTTGATCAAAACAATGCCAAAGTTACTGATGGAAATGTAATCTTCAAAATAAATGGTGTGACAATCAAGGATAACGGTAAACTGTCCGGATCATCTAACCCATTAAAAGTAAAGGTTGTTAATGGTGTGGCAACCGCTACGATAATACCTGACGTGTCCATGAAGAGTGCCTCTACTATTACAGCTTCATATGTCGGAACGGATATCTACAACAAGTCTGCAAGCAGTCCTGCAAATATTACGATATCACCAAGAAATGCCACGATTGAAATAACCTTAAGCAAGAAGATAATCAAACAGGGACAAGTGTTAACCATTACTGCTAGGGTATATGATACGACAAACGGTAAGAAGTCCGCCAACCTAACAGCATATGATGGAGAATATGTCTTCTTCAAGGTAAACGGAATAACTCTAAAGGATGCCAACAATGAGACACTTAAGGTAAAACTGGTTAATGGTGTGGCAACGATAAACTACACAGTACCATTGGGTATTGCTGGTATAATGGATTGTACGACCATGGCACCTAAAAACCACACGGTGATAGCAGGTTACTACAATAAGAACTATGATACGGTTTCACAGGTTCCTACCTTCCAGGTTGAAAGATCCAACATTACACTTGAAATAGCAAATGCTACGGTAAACAACAAGACACATAAACTATCACTGAAGGTAACAGTCAAGGATTACCTTGGAAACGTCGTGGCTGGTCCTAACAAGTTTGTTATAAAAGTCAACGGTTACAGTATAACAAACGGTACACAAGCCATGTACTACTATTCGGTTGATGGAATACTAACGATAAACAATATTGACATACCGGTATACAACAAGTACAACAACATCGAGGTCGTAACACAGGATAGACTAGCATATATGTCACAACGTAACACAACGACAAAGATAAGAGTAGTAAATTAA
- a CDS encoding DUF2149 domain-containing protein, translated as MVRKKSRRRNAHHEEDPMSGTANLVDAMLVLAVGFLIFVVISWNMQSVVFSDMTQDQKQEVMNKMKDASEITQGQELDDTPQNINSSGSGYHEMGKVYKDSNTGKLIMVEG; from the coding sequence ATGGTTAGAAAAAAATCAAGACGCAGAAATGCTCATCATGAGGAAGATCCAATGTCTGGTACTGCCAACTTGGTTGATGCCATGCTGGTATTGGCTGTGGGATTTTTGATTTTTGTTGTAATAAGCTGGAACATGCAAAGCGTTGTATTTTCAGATATGACACAGGACCAAAAACAGGAGGTAATGAATAAAATGAAGGACGCCTCTGAAATTACTCAAGGCCAGGAACTGGATGACACCCCCCAAAACATTAACAGTTCAGGTAGCGGTTATCATGAGATGGGAAAGGTTTACAAGGACTCCAATACGGGTAAGCTGATTATGGTTGAAGGTTGA
- a CDS encoding DUF2162 family putative transporter, producing MNVISVIWQISFISMLLAFGIEVGISSGLSKLNRRSFIMICCAYCGGIFLLTEILSLFPISLSGFLSDYITVIYGIMAILMIVGAYRIIKKYKNDDHVFDSIKIAHGISIPCCIFTMAINIMVIQPTIELSVNRLNLYSCALLLIIMTICYLTSKYIDIIKKPYPILLSNYMLLFGEYFIFTALFLPNISTALQKTSNITIYSIEYMFIFIIIVIGLIIFGLLLNIRKSLLK from the coding sequence ATGAATGTAATAAGTGTAATATGGCAGATTAGTTTTATTTCTATGCTGCTTGCATTTGGAATCGAAGTGGGTATATCCTCAGGATTGAGTAAGTTAAACAGAAGATCATTTATAATGATATGCTGTGCTTATTGTGGAGGTATATTCCTCTTAACCGAAATATTGTCCTTATTTCCAATAAGCCTTAGTGGTTTTTTAAGTGACTATATTACGGTCATTTATGGAATTATGGCAATACTGATGATTGTTGGAGCATACAGGATAATTAAAAAATATAAAAACGATGACCATGTCTTCGATAGCATAAAGATAGCTCATGGAATATCCATACCATGTTGTATATTCACCATGGCAATAAATATCATGGTTATACAACCAACTATTGAGTTATCAGTAAATAGGTTGAATCTTTATTCATGTGCATTGCTGCTGATAATTATGACCATTTGTTATTTAACGTCAAAATATATCGATATAATTAAAAAACCATATCCCATATTACTTAGTAATTATATGCTACTGTTTGGTGAATATTTCATATTTACTGCATTATTCCTACCAAACATTTCAACTGCATTACAAAAAACAAGCAATATAACAATTTACTCTATAGAGTACATGTTTATATTTATAATAATAGTTATTGGATTGATAATATTCGGTTTATTGTTGAATATTAGAAAATCGTTATTAAAATAA
- a CDS encoding J domain-containing protein encodes MTKYIQDYYGILNVESDADNETIKEAYECNMKKYHPDVNNGAKAQKKYELSQEAYDVLSDGDKRKEYDKLREKALANQKKKEEKEKAKQDFDYDKSSKTSSKKGRSSFKGKRGSSFKGRGRSKSNLSSSFDVLKGLEKGGSVSKVLGAGVKAGNSGSLFSLSKLILGGAATAYGVKKGRDYVNKGRKNQN; translated from the coding sequence ATGACCAAATATATTCAAGATTATTATGGCATATTAAATGTAGAATCAGATGCAGATAATGAAACAATTAAAGAAGCATATGAATGCAACATGAAAAAGTATCATCCTGACGTCAATAATGGTGCTAAAGCCCAGAAAAAATATGAATTAAGCCAGGAAGCATATGACGTATTATCTGATGGTGATAAAAGAAAAGAATATGATAAATTAAGGGAAAAAGCCTTAGCCAACCAAAAGAAAAAAGAAGAGAAAGAAAAAGCCAAACAGGACTTTGATTACGATAAATCAAGTAAAACATCATCCAAGAAAGGCAGATCATCATTCAAAGGCAAAAGGGGTTCTTCCTTCAAGGGTCGCGGAAGATCAAAAAGCAACCTTTCAAGTTCTTTTGATGTGTTGAAAGGTTTGGAAAAAGGAGGCAGTGTTTCAAAAGTTTTAGGTGCTGGAGTTAAAGCAGGAAACTCAGGTTCATTATTCTCATTATCCAAATTGATTTTAGGTGGTGCCGCTACTGCTTATGGTGTTAAAAAAGGAAGAGACTATGTAAATAAAGGTAGAAAAAACCAAAACTAA